The Aulosira sp. FACHB-615 genomic sequence TTTCAGACAAAACTCAATCAGAGCAAGGGTTTCAAAAACCCTCACGAACTGTTCAGGAACACCTCACAAACTCTTCAGTAGAGTTTGTGAGGTGTGTTTCTTCCACGTCAAACAAAAATTTGTGTGTTGATGAGACGGCTGACGCGCCTTTTGGGGGCGCGTCGCCTCAACCAGTCGAAAGCGTGGAAGAAGAGAAAGAAGAGAACAAAGAGTTACCTGCGGTAACGGACTGCACGACGCTAACGCTTGTGGATGATGTGCCAAGTCAATCCGTTTCGTTGACAGAAAAGAACCAGGATTTGGGTGATGAACCGGGAGCCAGTTATGAAGACCATTCTTCCGCCGCGCCCGTTGCTTTAAATTTAGAAAACCTCAATCAACCCAAAAACCAAGCTCAACCGAGTCTGTCTGCTTCGTTGCTAGAAAAGAAGCAGGAATTGAGTGATGATGCGATCGCACGTCATGAAGACACAGTTTCCGCCGCGTCTGCCGAGTCGAATTTGCCAGCACAGGAACCAAAAGTTCATAATGAAGGTGTTTGTGCTGTAGCGGCTGACTCCGATCCTGAGAAATGGTCTTATGAGGCTGTTGTCGAGCGATCAAGAATACGACCCTGGCGGATGGAAAAGCTCAAGATGGCGGAACAATGGCGCGAAAATCCTGGGGATGATTTTCTGATGGAATGTTGGCAGGACGACCCTGCTTTGAGGATTATGATCAAGAAATTGGTGGCGAAGTGTCCGCAGTGGGGGTTGGTTGCAGTCGAAGGGGTGCTGGTGAAGTGGGATAAGTAGCGATTATAACGGTGGAATGCTCATCTCTACCCAATTCTTTTCGTAGTTGTTGGCGCACTTGATCGTGCATTTTTTGCCAGATGCCTTTACGTTGCCATTTCTGAAAGTAGCCATGCACAGTGGTGTAGGATGGGAGGTCATGAGGTCACATTTTCCATTGGCATTCTGTACGTTGTACATAAAAGATAGCATTGAGAATCTCACGAAAATCCACTTCTACAGGATGACCAAACCCTTTAAGTGTTAGTACAAGTGGTTTTAATACCTCCCATCCTGCATCACTCAGATCGCTGGCGTATGTTTTCTTTGGGGATTGGCCATCTCAGGTAGACTAGTCCTCTTTTCTACCACTCCTCAACCTAATCCAGATTTAAATCTAATCCCGCTCACTCAAAATCTCTTTATATTTTCTTTACGAATCACCTCTAAAAATTTTTCTGTGATTCACGTATCGTCATTTAAGGTAGAGAATGGCAAGTAAGTAGTAGATTTATAGGTACTTTATTAAAAACTGCTATAATAAACTACTTCTACTCCACTATTCTTCTAATTTTACCAAGAAACTAAACCCACCAAAGGTAAAGCTTTCTTCTTCATCATTACTTGTATCGTCCTCCATTATAATACCTTCTGGAGAAATTTCTAAAACTTTAGCCCCTTGAGATAACAACTGGTTGACCTCTATTACACCAAAAAAACTAATGCCTTCTTGAGAGTTAAAATGTATACCTAAACGAATTTCTTTCATACTATTATTTTTTATAATTTGCTATTTGAATGTGGCTCTATGTAATTTTTGCTTCTTTCAATAGTATATTTTATGTACTGGAATTTAGACTAAGCAGCAAAAAATGACCCAGGAAGGCTGAGTTGAAAATAAATAGACATTAGACATAAAAATCGACAGTTTTAAGCAGATTCTGATTGTTGCTTACGTGGCTTAGTTGTAGTTTTTCTAACAACAGGATAGCGAATTCTACGTTGTCGGGGTTGTCCAGTCTTCCAACCTGGGGACTTTCCGCGAGGTTTGGGCGGACGGGCAGGAGTACCAATCTTCGCTAAAATGCTCTCCATTGCTTGGGCAACTCTTCCAGGAGTCAAACTAACCAATAACTTCTGCCAAGGTAGAGGGTTATCTGCAACGATATCACGGGCTAACCACAATTCCCAAGTCATGATGGGCATTAAGTCACTCCAACGCTCACATTGTTTAGGGGTACTTAGTTTGGGAAGAGTCCAGTGTAAGCGTTGCTTCAAAAATCGATACCAATGGTCAACAGTAAAACGACGCAGATAAAGTTGCCAAACTTCTTCTAAAGGCGGCATTTGTTCTCCAAGCCAAGCCAACCACAAAGGTTTTGAAACTCTCAAAGTTCCTTGCTCATTCAAACGTTCAACCCGAATCAGGGACATCGAACGTGTAGCGCATAAGCGAAAGTGTAAATTTGACCACAAGCTCACCTTGATGCGTCCTAGTTTGGCATGGTTTACTTCTATACTTTGAGTGGCTTCACTCCATGTCGAAGCATCATTCAACTTAAATTTATCACCATGCTTCCTCGGTCGTCCCTTGCCAGAATATGGTGGTGGTGCGCCCCACAAACATAAATTTGAACGCAAACGGACGAGAATATCTGCTTTGATATCGGCTGTTTTCAACAGGAAAGGGGCGCAACCGTATTCACTATCCCAAACCGAAATTGGTCTTGTAGGTAAATTTTCACACACCTGTTGTAGTTGCCACGCTGCTTTCTGTATTGGGCTTTCCCAACTGGTAATTCTCTCATGTCTCAAAGGTAATGCCCAACTGCCAGAATCTTCCGGTATCCAAGCAATGGTGCTATAGCCTTGACCAACAGTAATTGGTTTGTCTCCTCCCATTGAGACACTACTGTGTTCAATTGTTCTTTCCTGTAGTGTTACCGCATCTGGCCTTGGCCAAGCTGTATGGTCGCCTGCTAACAATGGGCGACTCTGTAAAGGCATTTGTTTGATGTATAACTGCATCAATTTCTGCCGTTGTGGTCTGCTATCTTGTAATGCTTCGTAGATGCTTGGCCACTTACGCCTAAAGGCTGGTGATAGCGATAAATCTGCCAAACTGTAAGCGTTTCGCGTCAGCAATATTGCATCCATCAGTTCAAATGTTGCATCATGCGCTCTTCCTAGATAGTTATACGCTGCTTGACGAAATTCTTTTAATTTGGCACGGTTCATATTGGCAGATGAGAATTGGTGGTTCTTTTCTCAGATTCTGCTAATAGGGGGCCTGTGTTCAAGCACACCCCCTATTTTTTCTTTGATTGCCTGCCATTTAGTCTAAACTCCAGTTATGTATTATTGGGTTTTAATCTTTTCATTTTGTTAACTCATTACAAAACTGTTAAATCTGGAGGTAAATATGCAGGGCAAGTCACACCAATTACAGCCATTCTTAAGTTGATAGAAAATACCACCTAAGAGTTATATTTTTGTCCAATTAGTGGGTCTGGTCTGTTTCTTAATCGGCAATATCTGAGGTATTAGAGGTTCAAAAATTTTCCACTCTTCGTCTGTAAGGCTGCTACAGTAATTTTAGCTGTTGGATAAAGCTTGTGCCTTTACTGTACTTTAAGACAATAAAAGATGTCAAATGGATTCTATAAAAGATTCTACTTGTTCCCTAACAGTTTGATGCAGATCCATTGCTAAAGAATTATGAAGTAATTTTATTATTGTTTCCGAGTCTAAAGGAATATACAATTCCTTAAATTCTTTTTTTAACCGAAATAAACAAATTATGAGAAATGAGGCTGTTGAACGCACATTAATTCTTGTATCTTGAGATAGGAAACAAAGTTTATTAATAAACTGTTCAATATCATGATACTTCATCTGATATAGAATGCGAAGTAAATTAAGAACTTGATAGTCAGTAAGATTCGGATCGTCTATTTTAACTAATAAATAATCGTAGGCTGTTCTTCCCATTTTTATAACTTTATCAGCTACATTATCAGGTAAATGTCTACTATGTAACTGTTTGATTAGCTTACTAAATGAATTATCCAATTTATTAAAGTTTCCTTCTATAACGACTAGTAGTTATTTGTCCTGATTTTAATGCCTTATTAAAACCATCAATGTTATACAGTATCCTTTCATGCCCAGAACCACCTTCAATTATAGGTGTAGGCAACCCTTTTTCTTCACCTATTAAGCTCCGATTTGCTTGATCAATTTTTAATTCAGTAGCAAGTTCTTTGGGTATTTGAAATTTAATAATAGTTAAAGATTTTGGTGCAGTTTCTAAAGTATACCTATTCTGACGTTTAACCTCTAACGCATACTTAGACAAAGATTCAAAAGCAAAATATTCTGCTGTGTTTTGTTCTTCAGCTAAATATGTAGGAGACTTTTTAAAACCTCCTTCTACAATATTTTTAGCACGACTTGATGAGGTGCCATGATAAAGAACCTCAAAATTGCTAATTCCATCTCCACTAAAAGAGATATCAACTGAATCTGAAGTGTTTTGATTTATACTAACTTTTACATTTTTTTGACTTAATATTCCTTCAATTTGTTTAAGAATAGGTTCACTCCCTTCTTTAGAAGCCAAAGGGCCTAATGCAAAAGTAAGATCAACAGCAGCAGAGAGTAAATGCCCCTTTCTAGCTTCATCAATAGCACTAGCAACTCCAGCAGCAGCAAAAGCTGCTCCTGCTAGTGGAAAATTAACAAACACACCACCAAAAGCCGCCCCTGTATAAGTACTGTTTAAAACCTCATTCCATGCAACTTCACTACGACGACCCTCAATGAGTTCAGCATCTTGTTTAATCAATCCATAAGCCAGCCCAAATAAAGCACCACCAATAATTCCTCGACCAATATTTACAACAGATGCGTAACTAAAACTACTAAAAATACCAGCGATAGCAGAAGCAACAGAAGCTTCCTCCAGAGATTCATACCCAGAAGGGTCTGTAATATTAACAGGATTAGCATTGGCATAAACGTAAGCATTCTGACTAATTGGACTAGCCAAATGTCCAGCAAACGCATCCTTTGAAATAAACCTGCCTAAATCTGAATCATAATATCTGGCTCTGAGATAATCCAACCCAGTACTATCCCTCTGCTCACCCGCAAACTGATAAGCATTATCCGAACCCCCAGCATTAGCAATTAATCGCCCAAAAGCATCGTAGACATATCTATCTGTAACCTGACCAGTTCCATCAGTCAACAAACGAGTGGAACCCAAACCATCAGAATGATAGAATTTCTCATCACTGCCACTCTCAGACTTAATTAAACCCAACCCGTAAAAATACTTCGTCAGAATTTGACCATTGGCATCATACTCTTGTAGAACTTTAGAGTAACTCCTGGGATCAACAAGATAATTTTTCCTCACTCCATCGGTAATACTTGTTACTCTATTGCCGTCTGCATCATAAATATATTTAGTTTGGGAAGAACCATTAGCATTAGTTGTCTTCACCCCAACTAATCGATTCTCACCATCATTAATCCATTCATAAACAACAGAGTTAGTTCCATCATCAGAAGTCAGCATGGAACCATTATTGTCATAGGTATATTGAGTTACCTTAGTTCCAGATGTTTGTGAAATTAGTCGATTATTCTTATCATAAATATATGTCGTTAATCCACTGCTGGGGTCTGAATCATTCCGCTTTAAACGATTGCCTACTAAATCGTAGTCATAGCTGATAGTTCTATTGCCTAAAATTGGATCGTTAATCGACTCCAGCTTTAATTGATCAACTTCATCGTAAGTATAGTTGACTGTTCTACCAGTATTTTCTACTACTTGAGTGCGATGCCCTAATCCATCCAGGGTATAAGCATAACTGGATAAGACTGTACCGGAAGTATCACGAGTTTCGATTTTATTCAACCAATTATTTGCATCATACTGGCGGGTTTCAATCGTCCCATCGCCCAAAGTTGTACTAATGAGATTTCCTACCGCATCGTAATCATACTTCGCTAATTGTTTGCCTGATATGACAGTATTTAATCTATTAAGCTGATCATAAGAATAATTGACTGTGCTACCACTGGTTGTTAAAGTCTTAAGATTACCTAACACATCATAGGTATAACCAACTGTTTGACCATCAGGATTGGAAATTAAATTCACACGGTCATAACTATCAAAGCTGTATGTGGTAACTCCTCGAACATCAGTTACAGTTTTCAGTTGAGACGTTACGGGGTCATAAGTATAGCTAACCGTAGCCACACGCGTATCTGAGAATAACTTACTTGCTAGTCGTCCGTATTGGTCATAACTGTAAGTAATTACATCGCCATTGAAATCTTTGGTGTTGGCTACTTCCCCTAAATTATTGTAAGTAGTGGTAGCGCGTTGTCCTAGAGGTAGATTAGTCGCAACTTGACGATTGAAAGCATCATATTCATAGGTAGTTTTATTGTGATTAGCATCTTCAAACTGCGTTAGCCTACCTAAATTGTCATAAATGTAATTCGTAGTAGCTTGATTAGCTAATTTAACAGCAGTTAGCGCACCCAGATTGTTATAAAAATACTGGGTAATATGTTGATTGCCATCTTTGACTGCTGCAACTTGACCGTACTGGTCATAGGTAGTTTCTGTGCGATCGCCATTAGCATTAATGACTGCGATTTGACGATTGAATTGGTCGTATTCGTACTTAGTTTCGTGATTTAAGGCATCGGTAACTTTGACCAAACTACCGCGACTGTTGTAGGTAAACTGAGTCTTTTGATTGAGTGGATTAATTATTGCCGCAACTTTGCCAAAAGCATCGTATTCGTAGTTAGTAGTCTGTCCAAGCTGGTTAGTTTCTGATTTAGTACGTCCTAAATTGTCGTAAGTAACTTGAGATGTAGTGCCATCAAAGTACGTAGTTACACTAGGTCTGCCTTTATCATCAATTCCAATTAATGTTGTGCGATTTTTAGCATCAGTAATTGAGGTAACTTGACCATCGGTATTATAAGTATAAGTAATGTTATTACCAGCACTATTACCAAAGAAATCTGTCTGTTTACTGACTCTTCCTAAATTATCATAGGTATATTCTGTGCGAGTACCAAAAATATCAACATCGGCTTTTATGCGACCTGCTGCGGTGTATTCTATCTTTTCTATTGGGTTGTCATTTGAATTTTCAGGAGTCAGATCAGGTAAAATCGTCTCTGCTAATCTACCTAATTGGTCATAAACATAGCGCGTTTTCAATCCTGTAGCTGATGTTTGAGAAATAACCATTCCCACCGCATCATATTCTGTCAAAACTACAGGGTTATCATCTGGGTTATTCGGCGTATTATCAGGCAGAATAACTTTAACTTGCTGACCTTTTTCATCATAAAAATATTGAGTCCGATTACCCTTAATATCTGTCGTAGCAATGATATTGCCTTTAGCATCATATTCGGTTGTCGTAACATTTCCTTGAGGATCTGTTATCGAAGTAGTACGTCCTTCGTTGTCATAGGTATAGCTAGTATTTAATGTCTGGTTCTCTTTGGGGAAAACCATTGACATAGTTTTCACTTTGCCATTGAGATCGTAAGTAGCAATAGCTTGGTTGCCACGACTATCTGTAAAAGAGGTGGCATTCCCAAAGGCATCATAAGTATATGTTGAAATTTCACCGTCGGCTGCTGTTTGTTTGATTAATCTCCCAAAATTGTCATAGCTAAAGGTTACAGTTTGTCCGTCTGTATTTGTTCTGGACAGCAAATTACCGTTTCCGTCGTAAGTTGATGAGACGGTTAACCCTCTAGGGGAAATGATATTAAGAGTTTCGCCATACTTGTTGTAGGTAATACGAGTGACGTTACCATCTTGATCAGCGATACTTGAAATATTTCCTTTGTTGTCATAAGTATAAGTTGTAGACACACCATCAGGGTCTACTTTTGTCAGCAAATTATTTTCATCGTCATAAGTACGTGTTGTAATACCACCAAGCGCATCTATTTCTTGCAAGAC encodes the following:
- a CDS encoding NF041680 family putative transposase, with the protein product MNRAKLKEFRQAAYNYLGRAHDATFELMDAILLTRNAYSLADLSLSPAFRRKWPSIYEALQDSRPQRQKLMQLYIKQMPLQSRPLLAGDHTAWPRPDAVTLQERTIEHSSVSMGGDKPITVGQGYSTIAWIPEDSGSWALPLRHERITSWESPIQKAAWQLQQVCENLPTRPISVWDSEYGCAPFLLKTADIKADILVRLRSNLCLWGAPPPYSGKGRPRKHGDKFKLNDASTWSEATQSIEVNHAKLGRIKVSLWSNLHFRLCATRSMSLIRVERLNEQGTLRVSKPLWLAWLGEQMPPLEEVWQLYLRRFTVDHWYRFLKQRLHWTLPKLSTPKQCERWSDLMPIMTWELWLARDIVADNPLPWQKLLVSLTPGRVAQAMESILAKIGTPARPPKPRGKSPGWKTGQPRQRRIRYPVVRKTTTKPRKQQSESA